The window CGGCTCCAATTAATCCAATGATTAGTAACGGTAAAAAAGATTTACGCATAAATAAACTCCCCCTTCCTATAAATTATCACTACCGAATAAATTTTTCACAACATGATTATCAGGATTATATGGTAAAAACTCATATCCTAATTCTTCATAATACTCAATAACCTTTGGTAATACCTCAACTGTGATATCTTTTTCATGGAATAAGACAACCGTATGAGTTGGATAATTCCAAAGAGTCATACAATATTCAATATTTTCAATAATGCTATCGACCGTAGCTTTTGATTCCCAATCTAATGAATCAACATCCCAGTCCCAACACTTAATGCCAATCTTATTCAACTCATCGACATGAGCATCTGTGAAGGTTCCACCGGTTCCATACGGAGCACGACATAACTCACTAACAAATCCATCTGTTAATTGTTTAATCAATGCTTGCTCTTCTAACATTTCAGCAGCAAAGTTTTGTGCAGCATTTTCTTCACCATATAAGTGGTCATAATCATGAGTCATTGAATGCATCCCAATATAATGTCCTGTGCTAGCCATTCTCTTTAAAATATCTTTTGATCCACTCACGTTATCAATAGATGAACCTAACACAAAAAACGTCCCTTTAATATCATGACTATCTAAAATATCTAAAATTTTATTTGTGTTTCGAGATGGTCCATCATCAAATGTTAAATAAACAAATTTCACTTCTTTATTATGCCAACTATTAACTGTTGATATTGGCTCAAAATTTAAATAAGTCGGTTCAACTGTTGCTACACTCAAACTATATACTTGTTGAAAGATATTAAAAACAAAACTTCCAACAATTAAAAGAAAGGTAACAAATGTAAAAAGCACATAATTACGTGGTTTTACTCGATTGCGACGACCGTAACTACCATAATTTGAATAATACTGATGTCTTGCCACTATATTCCCTCCATCTGTTATATTTGTTTTAATTATACAATACTAGTAATTAAAATGCATTCGAATTTTCAACATTATTCTACAAAATTAGAAGGTAATATATGGATTATTTCATTTATTTTTTGTCCATAATATTATGTAATCTTTAGTTTAAACACTCAAATTCCTGTCCTTCATAATAAGGCATAAAAACGTATCCAAGATCACGATAGTATTCGATCACACGTGGTAAAGCATCTAATGTTAATTTCTTTTCGTGAAATAGTAAAACCACTTCTTTTGGATACTCATTACGCTTTAAGTCGGCAACGACTTGATTAAAAATTTGATCTGCACTTGGTTTTGCCCAATCTAATGAATCAACATTCCAATCAATACATTCAATTCCTGCCTCTTCTAATGCTTTGTAATGTCCTGATTTAAAATGTGTTTTTCCCCCATAAGGAGGACGGCAAAGATGACTTTCAAACCCATCTGTCATTTCTTTAATTTTATCTCGTACTTCTAACATTTCATTAACAAAATTTTGTGGTGCATTACTTGAATCATATAGCTTATTCATATCATGTGTCATACTGTGTAATCCAATATAATGCCCTCTATGAATGATCTGTTTCAAACTATCCTCTGCATTCGAAAGCAGATCTAAGTTTTCACCAATCACAAAAAAAATAGCGGGAACATCAAGCTTTTCTAACAAATCAAGAATTTCTATTGTATATTTAGACGGTCCATCGTCAAACGTTAGATAAACGACTTTCTCTGGCTTAGGCTCATTGTATATAAATTTTTCAATTCGATCATCAACAGTCGCTGCTTCAATACATACGGTTTGGACTAATAGCGAAGAAAGTAACATGACCGCACTAAATAAAAATCTCACGATATGTGAGCTTTTATTGACCTTGAAATTAAATAATAAATTTCTCATTATCTTTCAACTCTTTTCATATAAACTTCTTCTTTATTATGTGATTTATCCGTAACAATTATTGCTGATATTAAGCAAATAAAAAAAAGTGCGAAGAAAATCTTCACACTTTTTCAATCATTATTTTTGAATGCTTTCAACTAGTTCAATAACTTCTTCAACTGTTGATTTATTTAATGCTTCAGCTGCTAAATCAGCCATTTCAGCTTTTGATAATTTACTGATTAATGAACGAGCAGGTAAAATTGAAGTCGCTGACATTGAGAATTCATCTAATCCTAATCCTAATAATAATGGAATAGCTGTTTGATCCCCTGCCATTTCTCCACACATTCCAGTCCATTTACCTTCTTTGTGTGCAGCATCGATAACCATTTTTACTAAACGTAAAATACTTGGGTTATATGGTTGATATAAGTATGAAACTTTTTCATTCATACGGTCAGCAGCCATTGTATATTGGATTAAATCGTTTGTTCCGATTGAGAAGAAGTCTACTTCTTTAGCAAATTGATCAGCTAATACTGCCGCAGATGGAATTTCAACCATCATACCTACTTCGATTTCTTCAGAAACTGTTACACCTTCAGCAACTAATTTAGCTTTTTCTTCTAATAATAAAGCTTTTGCTGAACGGAACTCATTTAATGTTGCAATCATTGGGAACATAATACGTAATTTCCCATAAGCACTTGCACGTAATAAAGCACGTAATTGTGTACGGAATAAATCTGTATCATCTAAGCATAAGCGAATCGCACGATATCCTAAGAATGGGTTCATTTCTTTTGGTAAGTGTAAGTAAGGTAATTCTTTATCTCCACCGATATCTAACGTACGAACAACGACTGGTTTATCTCCCATCGCTTCTAATACTGCTTTGTATGCTTCGAATTGCTCTTCCTCAGTTGGGAAGTTGTCACGTCCCATGTATAAGAATTCAGTACGGTATAATCCAACTGCTTCTCCACCATTAGCTAAAACACCTTCAACATCTTTAGGTGTTCCGATGTTTGCTGCTAACTCAACGTGTTGTCCATCTTTAGAAACTGTTTTTTCATTTTTTAATTTAGCCCATTCTGCTTTTTGCGCTTCATATGCTTGAGCTACTTCTTCATAGTGAGCAATTTGCTCAGCTGATGGATTAACAATAACATTTCCTTCTAATCCATCTAAAATGATCATATCTCCATCTTTAACATCCTCTAAAATTGTTTTTGTTCCAACTACTGCTGGAATTTCTAAAGAACGAGCCATGATTGCAGAGTGAGAAGTACGTCCACCAATGTTAGTCGCAAATCCTTTAACAAAATTACGATCTAATTGAGCTGTATCAGATGGTGTTAAATCTTCTGCAATAATAACGACTTGCTCATCAATTGTACTAGGATCATTCACTTTAACACCTAATAAGTGAGCTAAAATACGTTTTTTAATATCTTTAATATCTGCTGCACGCTCACGGAAATATTCATTATCCATGCTTTCAAACATCATGATAAACATATTTGAAACTTCATCAAAAGCATAAGATGCATTAACGTTTTCAGATTTGATTTTATCTGTTGTTTGAGTTAATAACTCAGGGTCATTTGCCATATTGATGTGAGCATCAAAAACTGCTGCTTCTTCTTCGCTTAAGTTTTGTGCTGCTTTTACTTTAATTTTTTGTAACTCTTCAGTTGTTTTAACTAAAGCTTCTTTATATAAATTGATTTCAGTTTCTACATCTGTAATTGTCGTTTTGACAACTGTTAATTCTGGTTCAATTAATTTAAATGCCTTTGCAATTGCAATACCATTTGATGCTGCGATACCTTTAATATTCACAATGCTACCCCTTTCATTCATAACGGTTTTATACTTAATTATTATAACAGATTAAAGCATTTTCACAATAGCGTTTTATATGTAACTCGTTACATATGTTTATTTGTCGCATTTTCTGTTTATTTTTGGAAAATAAAAAAGTACTGGTTTCCCAGTACTATTGTATCTAAATTAGATAATTATTATTCACCTAATCCTTGAGTAGTGATTGTTTCTGTTAAAGCTGCGATTGCTGCTTCAGCATCATCACCTTCAGCAGAGATTGTGATCTCAGCACCTTGTTGGATTCCTAAAGACATTACACCCATGATTGATTTTAAGTTAACTTTTTTGTCACGGTATGTTAATGAAATTTCTGAGTTAAATTTGCTAGCTGTATTTACTAATACTGTAGCAGGACGAGCATGTAATCCAGTTTCATCTGTAATTTTGAAGATTTTTTCCATTGATAATCGCTCCTCTTCTAGTAATGATTTCCATGTTTATTTTAACGTTTCAAACAGGAGAAATCAAGTTATATAATTCACAAATTTATTTAATTTCTAAAATATCAGCTTCACCGTGTGTCACTGATCCAGTTTTCTTTAACTCGATTGTTTTTTCACCTAAGTTTGTGAAAACAACCGGTGTCACTAATGATGGTACTTTTGGACGTACAGCATCTAAGTCAACTGATAATAATAAAGTATCAGGTGTTACTGTATCCCCTTCTTTAACATGAGCATTAAATCCTTCACCTTTTAATGCAACAGTGTCCATACCAAAGTGAATTAAGATTTCATGTCCTTCGTTAGATTCTAACGCTACCGCATGTTTTGTTGGGAAAACATTTAATACTTTACCTGTTACTGGAGAGTAAACTTTACCTTCAGTTGGTTCAATAGCAAATCCATCTCCCATCATTTTTTGACTAAATACTGGGTCTGGAACTTCGCTAATTGGTAATAATGTACCAGTAATCGGTGCGAAGATTCCTTTTTTTGGTTCTTCAGTTTTCTTATTGAATAAGTTTTTGAATGCGTCAAAAATTCCCATGGTGCACCTCCTAATATCTTTCATATCTATTATATTGTTTTTTTTCAACAAATATAGATGTAATTTGCAATTTTTTTAAATAATAACGCTATCATTTGCTTAACGTTATCTTTTTTTATTATTTTTTATTTATTTTTTAATTCATTCTGCATAATATCTTCAATTTGTGATTTTAGCTGATCTGAAATCGTTCCAAAAATCGCTTGCATATTATTTCCTGATACAAATATACCAGATGCACCTAATTCTTTAATTTTTAATTGATCGACTTCATCGATATCATGGACCGAAACACGTAAACGTGACATACATGCATCTAATGTATCAATATTAGAACTTCCACCTAAAGCTTCTAAAATAGCAACTGATTTTTCACTACGTGATGTAGTTTTTGATGTTTGATAATCTTCCTTAGAGATTAACTTATCTTCAGATTCCCCACGTCCTGGTGTTGATAAGTCAAAACGACGAATAGCAAATCGGAAAATAAAGTAATAAACAGGAGCATAAAAAACACCAACTAAAATAATTCTGATCCAGTTTGTAAACTCAGCACCAGGTAAAATTCCGTATACCAATAAATCAATTAATCCACCAGAAAAAGTCATTCCCACATGAACATTTAATAGATACATTAACATGAATGATACCCCTGCTAATACAGCGTGAATAGCAAATAAAATAGGGGCCACAAATAAGAACGTAAATTCAATTGGTTCTGTAACACCCGTTAAAGCTGATGTTAATCCAGCTGATAACAGTAATCCACCAATTGCTTTTTTACGTTGTGGCGCTGCTTCTTGATACATTGCATAAGCAGCTGCAGGAAGTCCAAAGATCATAAATGGATATTTTCCTGTCATAAAGCGACCTGCTAACGTTGCTTCCTGATCTTGGATATTTTCAATCATCGCTTGGTATCCGTAATTTGAAAAATCAGATAATTGTTGGAACCAAATACGTTGATCTCCCATGGCAACTACACCATCAATTGAAGTGTAAATTCCTCCTGCTTCTGTATACCAAAGCGGGAAATAAAACACATGATGTAATCCAAAAGGAATTAAAGCACGTTCTGTTATTCCATAAATCAAGATATATAATGGATTTGTTCCTTCCGCAGCCACAATGTTTCCAAAACTAGCAATTAGATTTCCAATAGGTGGCCAAATATAAGCTAATAAAATCCCAACAATAATTGATGCTAAAGCTGTAATAATAGGAACAAATCGTGCACCTGCGAAAAATGAAAGAAAATCAGGAAACTTAATATTATAAAACTTATTATATAGATAAGCCGTTAGTAGTCCGATGATGACTCCACCGAATACCGATGTCTGTAACGTATCGATCCCCAATACGCTTGCATACAATTTTTCAGGTAATGTCTCAGGCATAAATACCCCAATTACGACATTCATAATTAAAAAACCAACCGTTGAAGCTAAAGCTGCAACCCCTTTATCACCTGTTAATCCTGATGCTACTCCAACAGCAAATAACAATGGTAAGTTTGCAAAAACAATATCACCTGCATTATTCATAACAGCTGCAACTGTCTGCCAGAAGTCACTTTCTAAAAATGGTAAATAGTTTAATAATGATTGTTGCATTGATGCACCAATTCCTAATAACAATCCAGCAATCGGTAACAACGCAACCGGAACCATAAATGCTTTACCAATTCGTTGTAAAGTTTTCATTGAAAATCTCCTTTCAAAATAAGTTGTAAGTAGTACGACGATTCACACTCTCTTCATTTTTATAATCATTAAACAAGTACCACTTTTTCTATTTTAACCTATCTTTTTTAGATTATGTAGATAACAAATCCATATTTTTGTTACTTTTTCACGGTTTTGGATATTTATCATCTATTTTTATTTTCGTAAATTAAAAAAAGAACATTAGATTGACTCTAATGTTCTCTAACTAATAATCGCTTCGTGATCCACTCTAAATCATCACGTGATTGACAAGCTGGTAAAGAAGCAATTGCTTTTAATGATTTAGTTGTATACTTTTTAGCCAGTTCTTGTGCTTTATCAACGCCACCTAATTCATTCACACGATGAATAATTTGTTGAACAACTTCATCATCATAAACTTCTAACGCTAATAAATCATTTAATTGCTTATCATTTTTTCTAAGTGCATAGATTAAAGGTAACGTGTAGTATCCTTGTTTTAAATCATTTCCTAACGTTTTCCCTACACGAGCTTCATCACCCGTATAATCTAATATATCATCGATAATTTGAAAAGCATTCCCAACATGTAGCCCGATTTTACCAAGTTTCTTACAAAAGGCTTCGTCACAACCCGATTCATATGCTCCCACAGCTAAACTCGTTGCTAAAAGTGCAGACGTTTTAGCTCCAATAATTTTTAAATATCGTTTAACTGAAGTATTTGATTTAAATCGACCATCAAATTGATCAATTTCTCCAACACAAACACGTGAAACAGCTCTTGATAATTCACGCATATGATGAAGCTCATAGTGCTCCGCTAAAATTTCAAAGCATTTTGTAAAAATATAATCACCTGTGTAAACCGCGTAATCTTTTCCATACTTTTGCTGAGTTGTTAAATGACCACGACGATGAGTGGCATCATCAATGATATCATCGTGAACAAGTGTAGCTAAATGCAACATTTCAAGAACAGCTGCCAATGGATAAATAGACTCAATTGATTTTGAACCAAATCCAGCACCTAGGACACAAAGACCTGGGCGAATTCTTTTTCCACCTGATTGAGCTAAATCTTGCAATATCTCATTCATTTTTTGTTGTTTTACTGTTAGTTGCTCAATAATAATTTGATCAACTTGATTAAGATGATCAATCATTAAAGGTTTTTCTTTCCAAAATGAATTCATACGTTATCACCTACATAAATGGAGTGCTACTCCTTAAGTCAATCCTCTGAAAATAAAGTCTACCTAAGAAAAACATAGTCAATACCCTTTTGTATTAACTATGTTTCCCCTAATTGCTTTATTATAAATTAGTCAACGTATAAATACCATTTTCTTAATAATGGGATACGTTTCATCGTATCACGTAACCAAGGCCAAACGTAATAATCTAATCCTAGAACCATTCCAGAATTTCCGATTAATGCAAATCCACCAACTAAATACCATAACATTTCAGTTGGTGCCATACCTGAAGCCCAAATCATACATCCCATAGCAATCGTTGCGATTGCTGCAACTGGTGTAAATAAACCAATAATTAACATACCACCGAAGATAATTTCTCCGCAGATCATTCCACCTTGAACTAAACTTGCTAATTGCGTAAACTGAGTTCCATCTGCTGTATAGAAGAATGTATCCATTGACCATCCAACCATATTCTCAACAAATCCTGGAACTGGTAAAACTGCAATCCATTCCATGAAATTATGAATTAAGTCAGCCATCATTGTGAAGATATCTCCATTAGTTGAAGCTGCTTGACCCACTGCTTCTACTACTGCTCCTGATGCTTGTGTTACTGCATCTGCTACTGCTCCTGATGCTTGTGTTACTGCATCAGACACTGCTCCTGATGCTGCAGTAAGCGTATCAGCTTTTGGAGGTTGTGGTAATAAGAAAACATTATTAAAGTCATGAACAATCTTAGGTAATTTTGATAACCCTTGTTGTAACCACATGAATCCAACAAATACTCGTAATGGGAATTTCCAGAAAACTGGAGCTGAATTTGATAATAATCCTCCTACCATTGAACGATTATTTTTTGTATGGAAAAATTCATGCATTAAATATGACCAAATTTTATTAAATCCTAAAACTTGAACAAAATAAACTAAGTTAATTAAATGTTTTGATGCCATCGCAAAGAATCCAGATAAATTGAACCACATTCCTGGCATTCCGACTTGAGCTACCCCGTAACGTGAACCGATACATACCATTGAACCGTGGAAAGTTGGTTTATATGATTTGTACTCTCCACCTTTAATATCTGCTGCAATATTATGCGCAACCACTGGTGCTGAATGTTCTGCATTTTCAACCATCTGAGGAACTGGACGTTCTTCACCTTCTGGAATATAGAAAATATTATCTCCAACGACATAAACATCTGAATAATCTTTAGCTTGTAAGTGTGCATTTGTTACAATACGTCCACGACCTGCTTTTTCAACTTGGGCCTGATCCACAATATCTGATCCTTCAATACCTGCAGCCCAAATAACAGTACGTGTATTAATAACTGTTTCACCTTTATTTAAGATAACTTTATCAGCTTGAATTTCGCTTACAGCAGAATTCATGACTAATTGGTTTCCTAATTTTTCTAAACGACGCTCTGCTTTACGAACTAGTTTGTCAGGATACATTGGTAAAACTTTTGGTGCGAAGTCAACCACATATAATGTCACTTCTTCTTTATCAATATGAAATGAGCGACATAATTCATCTTTCCACTCTCCTAACTCACCTGCCATTTCAACACCAGTAAATCCTGCTCCAACCGTTACAAATGTTAGTAACTCGCGACGTTTTTCTTTATCTGATGTTAAAGCAGCTTGACGGAACATATTTAAAATGTGTTCGCGTAAATTAACTGCATCAGTATACGACCATAATTGATGAGCGTGTTCTGCTCCTGGAATTCCAAAGAATGTTGGCTTACATCCTGTCCCCATTACTAAATAATCATACTCATAAGTTGCTTGATCTGATTTTAATACTTTACGATCAAAGTCAATGTTTTTAATTTCATCTAATACGACATTAACATTGCGCCCCGCGAAAATATTTTTTAAATCCATGCGAATAGACTCTTCGTTTACACGTCCTGCGGCTACTTCGTGTAATTCTGTTAACATCGTATGATAAGATTGCTTATCAATTAAAGTAATTTGAACATCTTTGTTCTTTTTGAATTTTTTAGCTAATTTTTTAGCTGTAAGAACACCTGCGTATCCTCCACCAAGTACAACTACCTTCTTCATGAGACTCCTCCTCAAATAACAATACTTTTTTTCTATATAGAAACAGAAATGTATTTCATCATTCTACATCAGTCTTAGTTAATCGATTGCTTTAATACTAAGACAGACTATAGTCCAGCTAAAAGTTTTCCGATATGAAAAACTTATCTGGACTTATATATAACCTCTCCCGTCATAAAAAAGTAACTCTCCCCATCCATTTATTAAGTATTCTCCTTAACTTAGAAAAATACTTAAAGAATAGAAAAAGTTAATTCTATAAAGTATAAATCTTCTTAATTCATTTTTATTTTATCACATTTTTTCACAATTTCAATATTTTTATGAATTCTATGGGGAAAATTCAACAAGTTTCATCATTATTTTTGGTTCTCTACTTTAAATAGCCTACCTCCTTCATCGACAATAAAAGCAATAACTTCTCACCCATTCTACATCGAACCTATGTTAAAATAACAAAAAGTACTCTATTTGAACGCTTAGGAGGACAGTTTATGAACTATAAATCTCTATCACTGACGATTATCTCACTCATAGGTCTGTTAACAGCCTGTGAAGCAGCTAACGATACATCTATGACTCATCTAGACGATCAATTAAAAGAGTCAAGTCAAGTGGATACAAAACTAAAGGATGAACAAACTTCCATCTCTGCTTTAAGTGATGGTCATTACTTTGCTGAAGAAGCAGACTACTCAACTGATGGGTGGAAAAATATTGTTAATTTCGATATTATCGATGGAGAACTGAATAACTTGATGTTTGATG of the Turicibacter sp. TJ11 genome contains:
- a CDS encoding polysaccharide deacetylase family protein encodes the protein MARHQYYSNYGSYGRRNRVKPRNYVLFTFVTFLLIVGSFVFNIFQQVYSLSVATVEPTYLNFEPISTVNSWHNKEVKFVYLTFDDGPSRNTNKILDILDSHDIKGTFFVLGSSIDNVSGSKDILKRMASTGHYIGMHSMTHDYDHLYGEENAAQNFAAEMLEEQALIKQLTDGFVSELCRAPYGTGGTFTDAHVDELNKIGIKCWDWDVDSLDWESKATVDSIIENIEYCMTLWNYPTHTVVLFHEKDITVEVLPKVIEYYEELGYEFLPYNPDNHVVKNLFGSDNL
- a CDS encoding polysaccharide deacetylase family protein produces the protein MRNLLFNFKVNKSSHIVRFLFSAVMLLSSLLVQTVCIEAATVDDRIEKFIYNEPKPEKVVYLTFDDGPSKYTIEILDLLEKLDVPAIFFVIGENLDLLSNAEDSLKQIIHRGHYIGLHSMTHDMNKLYDSSNAPQNFVNEMLEVRDKIKEMTDGFESHLCRPPYGGKTHFKSGHYKALEEAGIECIDWNVDSLDWAKPSADQIFNQVVADLKRNEYPKEVVLLFHEKKLTLDALPRVIEYYRDLGYVFMPYYEGQEFECLN
- the ptsP gene encoding phosphoenolpyruvate--protein phosphotransferase gives rise to the protein MNERGSIVNIKGIAASNGIAIAKAFKLIEPELTVVKTTITDVETEINLYKEALVKTTEELQKIKVKAAQNLSEEEAAVFDAHINMANDPELLTQTTDKIKSENVNASYAFDEVSNMFIMMFESMDNEYFRERAADIKDIKKRILAHLLGVKVNDPSTIDEQVVIIAEDLTPSDTAQLDRNFVKGFATNIGGRTSHSAIMARSLEIPAVVGTKTILEDVKDGDMIILDGLEGNVIVNPSAEQIAHYEEVAQAYEAQKAEWAKLKNEKTVSKDGQHVELAANIGTPKDVEGVLANGGEAVGLYRTEFLYMGRDNFPTEEEQFEAYKAVLEAMGDKPVVVRTLDIGGDKELPYLHLPKEMNPFLGYRAIRLCLDDTDLFRTQLRALLRASAYGKLRIMFPMIATLNEFRSAKALLLEEKAKLVAEGVTVSEEIEVGMMVEIPSAAVLADQFAKEVDFFSIGTNDLIQYTMAADRMNEKVSYLYQPYNPSILRLVKMVIDAAHKEGKWTGMCGEMAGDQTAIPLLLGLGLDEFSMSATSILPARSLISKLSKAEMADLAAEALNKSTVEEVIELVESIQK
- a CDS encoding phosphocarrier protein HPr, whose amino-acid sequence is MEKIFKITDETGLHARPATVLVNTASKFNSEISLTYRDKKVNLKSIMGVMSLGIQQGAEITISAEGDDAEAAIAALTETITTQGLGE
- a CDS encoding PTS glucose transporter subunit IIA, translating into MGIFDAFKNLFNKKTEEPKKGIFAPITGTLLPISEVPDPVFSQKMMGDGFAIEPTEGKVYSPVTGKVLNVFPTKHAVALESNEGHEILIHFGMDTVALKGEGFNAHVKEGDTVTPDTLLLSVDLDAVRPKVPSLVTPVVFTNLGEKTIELKKTGSVTHGEADILEIK
- the ptsG gene encoding glucose-specific PTS transporter subunit IIBC — translated: MKTLQRIGKAFMVPVALLPIAGLLLGIGASMQQSLLNYLPFLESDFWQTVAAVMNNAGDIVFANLPLLFAVGVASGLTGDKGVAALASTVGFLIMNVVIGVFMPETLPEKLYASVLGIDTLQTSVFGGVIIGLLTAYLYNKFYNIKFPDFLSFFAGARFVPIITALASIIVGILLAYIWPPIGNLIASFGNIVAAEGTNPLYILIYGITERALIPFGLHHVFYFPLWYTEAGGIYTSIDGVVAMGDQRIWFQQLSDFSNYGYQAMIENIQDQEATLAGRFMTGKYPFMIFGLPAAAYAMYQEAAPQRKKAIGGLLLSAGLTSALTGVTEPIEFTFLFVAPILFAIHAVLAGVSFMLMYLLNVHVGMTFSGGLIDLLVYGILPGAEFTNWIRIILVGVFYAPVYYFIFRFAIRRFDLSTPGRGESEDKLISKEDYQTSKTTSRSEKSVAILEALGGSSNIDTLDACMSRLRVSVHDIDEVDQLKIKELGASGIFVSGNNMQAIFGTISDQLKSQIEDIMQNELKNK
- a CDS encoding polyprenyl synthetase family protein; protein product: MNSFWKEKPLMIDHLNQVDQIIIEQLTVKQQKMNEILQDLAQSGGKRIRPGLCVLGAGFGSKSIESIYPLAAVLEMLHLATLVHDDIIDDATHRRGHLTTQQKYGKDYAVYTGDYIFTKCFEILAEHYELHHMRELSRAVSRVCVGEIDQFDGRFKSNTSVKRYLKIIGAKTSALLATSLAVGAYESGCDEAFCKKLGKIGLHVGNAFQIIDDILDYTGDEARVGKTLGNDLKQGYYTLPLIYALRKNDKQLNDLLALEVYDDEVVQQIIHRVNELGGVDKAQELAKKYTTKSLKAIASLPACQSRDDLEWITKRLLVREH
- a CDS encoding NAD(P)/FAD-dependent oxidoreductase — its product is MKKVVVLGGGYAGVLTAKKLAKKFKKNKDVQITLIDKQSYHTMLTELHEVAAGRVNEESIRMDLKNIFAGRNVNVVLDEIKNIDFDRKVLKSDQATYEYDYLVMGTGCKPTFFGIPGAEHAHQLWSYTDAVNLREHILNMFRQAALTSDKEKRRELLTFVTVGAGFTGVEMAGELGEWKDELCRSFHIDKEEVTLYVVDFAPKVLPMYPDKLVRKAERRLEKLGNQLVMNSAVSEIQADKVILNKGETVINTRTVIWAAGIEGSDIVDQAQVEKAGRGRIVTNAHLQAKDYSDVYVVGDNIFYIPEGEERPVPQMVENAEHSAPVVAHNIAADIKGGEYKSYKPTFHGSMVCIGSRYGVAQVGMPGMWFNLSGFFAMASKHLINLVYFVQVLGFNKIWSYLMHEFFHTKNNRSMVGGLLSNSAPVFWKFPLRVFVGFMWLQQGLSKLPKIVHDFNNVFLLPQPPKADTLTAASGAVSDAVTQASGAVADAVTQASGAVVEAVGQAASTNGDIFTMMADLIHNFMEWIAVLPVPGFVENMVGWSMDTFFYTADGTQFTQLASLVQGGMICGEIIFGGMLIIGLFTPVAAIATIAMGCMIWASGMAPTEMLWYLVGGFALIGNSGMVLGLDYYVWPWLRDTMKRIPLLRKWYLYVD